From the genome of Papaver somniferum cultivar HN1 chromosome 2, ASM357369v1, whole genome shotgun sequence, one region includes:
- the LOC113347725 gene encoding eukaryotic translation initiation factor 3 subunit E-like, which yields MNFDEAERWIVNLVQNAKLDAKIDSKLGTVVMEPTSLNVFMPIRTGAEKDLRFVYCAAAISYLLNDDWSGMDIWKAKEYIVNCQPYDGGFLLHCRHGKDGQCYWLFEENAELVFSCCT from the exons ATGAATTTTGATGAGGCAGAGAGATGGATAGTGAATCTTGTTCAGAATGCAAAGCTTGATGCTAAGATTGATTCTAAGCTGGGAACTGTTGTTATGGAACCCACATCTCTCAATGT TTTTATGCCTATTCGTACTGGTGCAGAGAAGGACCTCCGATTTGTATATTGTGCTG CTGCCATATCTTATTTATTGAATGATGATTGGAGTGGGATGGATATATGGAAAGCCAAGGAATATATAGTGAACTGTCAG CCGTATGATGGGGGATTTCTACTGCACTGCAGACATGGAAAA GACGGGCAGTGTTATTGGCTGTTTGAGGAAAATGCAGAATTGGTGTTTTCCTGCTGTACTTGA